One genomic segment of Egibacteraceae bacterium includes these proteins:
- a CDS encoding methyltransferase, translating to MGEYIYDAGWKRERERLRSLEATADPATLAAFAAVGVAPGWRCLEVGAGGGSVTAALAALVDPGGTVVAVDLDTRFVEALDAPNVEVHRLDITTDPVPGGPFDLVHARAVLEHLPSRDEVLARLAALLRPGGWLVVEDVDFLLPVNADPAAVAAPTPEVARRLAAMWRANATFMATSGVDPEYGRWLPFRLADLGLEGVGASAAAQVLTPTAPSFAAARWSLEHLRGPLVQQGLLRDEEVDALLDDLRRPVSGWGPLFVTAWGRKPPVAAA from the coding sequence ACGCCTGCGCAGCCTCGAGGCGACGGCGGACCCCGCGACCCTCGCGGCGTTCGCCGCGGTCGGCGTCGCACCGGGCTGGCGGTGCCTGGAGGTCGGTGCCGGCGGGGGTTCCGTCACGGCGGCGCTCGCCGCCCTCGTCGACCCGGGCGGTACGGTCGTCGCCGTCGACCTCGACACCCGGTTCGTCGAGGCGCTCGATGCGCCGAACGTCGAGGTCCACCGCCTCGACATCACCACCGACCCGGTCCCCGGTGGCCCCTTCGACCTCGTGCACGCCCGCGCGGTCCTCGAGCATCTGCCCTCGCGTGACGAGGTGCTCGCCCGGCTCGCGGCGCTGCTCCGCCCCGGGGGATGGCTCGTGGTCGAGGACGTCGACTTCCTGCTCCCCGTGAACGCCGACCCGGCGGCGGTCGCCGCGCCGACGCCGGAGGTCGCCCGGCGACTGGCGGCGATGTGGCGGGCGAACGCGACGTTCATGGCGACGAGCGGGGTCGACCCCGAGTACGGCCGCTGGCTGCCCTTCCGGCTCGCCGACCTGGGACTCGAGGGCGTGGGAGCCTCGGCCGCCGCGCAGGTGCTGACCCCGACGGCACCGTCGTTCGCAGCGGCCCGCTGGTCACTGGAGCACCTGCGGGGACCGCTCGTCCAGCAGGGCCTCCTGCGCGACGAGGAGGTCGACGCGCTGCTGGACGACCTCCGCCGCCCCGTCAGCGGGTGGGGGCCGCTGTTCGTGACCGCGTGGGGGCGGAAGCCCCCGGTTGCGGCCGCCTAG